One Azoarcus sp. DN11 DNA segment encodes these proteins:
- the holB gene encoding DNA polymerase III subunit delta' has protein sequence MIHPWLQETWQRLVGLGARLPHALLFVGPEGLGKRDLADALAARLLCATPGADGHACGHCAACQLRLSGNHPDLLPVVPEADAASGKEPGDGDDAGEGEGGSGKKKSSQIRIEQIRDLQEALAVTGHQSSRRVIVVDPAEAMNAFTANALLKLLEEPPEGCVFLLVSSAPRRLLPTIRSRCQQWSFSRPAGEAVAQWLSASEAPPADLLALTGGMPLAAQRLARNGSDALLRRFVKDLAQLPAGDPLKLAGQWESWLKSKEALAAGFGMPQLVEWMQRWVTDLASLRLGGRVRFFPGEDGVIAALAQRTSVATVTNCYNELARIRRVAQHPLNARLMLEDMLLRYARAVTGTRR, from the coding sequence ATGATCCACCCTTGGCTGCAGGAGACCTGGCAGCGGCTGGTCGGCCTCGGCGCACGGCTGCCGCACGCGCTCCTCTTCGTCGGCCCGGAAGGCCTCGGCAAGCGCGACCTCGCCGACGCGCTCGCGGCACGCCTGCTGTGCGCGACCCCGGGCGCGGACGGGCACGCCTGCGGCCACTGCGCGGCCTGCCAACTGAGGCTCTCGGGTAACCATCCCGACCTGCTGCCCGTCGTTCCGGAAGCCGATGCGGCGTCCGGGAAAGAGCCAGGGGACGGTGATGATGCGGGTGAGGGCGAAGGCGGCAGCGGCAAGAAAAAATCCTCGCAGATCCGGATCGAGCAGATCCGCGACCTGCAGGAAGCGCTCGCCGTGACCGGCCACCAGAGCAGCCGGCGCGTGATCGTCGTCGATCCCGCCGAAGCGATGAACGCCTTCACCGCCAACGCCCTGCTGAAGCTCCTCGAAGAGCCGCCGGAAGGCTGCGTCTTCCTGCTCGTCTCGTCGGCGCCGCGCCGCCTGCTGCCCACGATTCGCAGCCGTTGCCAGCAGTGGAGCTTCTCGCGCCCCGCCGGCGAGGCCGTCGCGCAGTGGCTCTCGGCCTCGGAAGCCCCGCCCGCGGACCTGCTCGCCCTCACGGGCGGGATGCCGCTCGCGGCGCAGCGCCTCGCCCGCAACGGCTCGGACGCGCTGCTGCGGCGCTTCGTGAAGGATCTCGCCCAGTTGCCCGCCGGCGATCCGCTGAAACTCGCCGGCCAGTGGGAAAGCTGGCTCAAGTCGAAGGAAGCGCTCGCCGCCGGCTTCGGCATGCCGCAGCTCGTCGAATGGATGCAGCGCTGGGTCACCGACCTCGCGTCGCTGCGGCTGGGCGGGCGCGTGCGCTTCTTCCCCGGCGAGGACGGTGTCATCGCCGCGCTCGCCCAGCGCACGAGCGTGGCCACCGTGACGAACTGCTACAATGAACTCGCCCGGATCCGCCGGGTTGCACAGCATCCGCTGAATGCCCGGCTGATGCTCGAAGACATGCTCCTGCGCTATGCGCGCGCCGTGACCGGAACCCGCCGATGA
- the tmk gene encoding dTMP kinase translates to MNQTRARGRFITFEGIDGAGKSSQIAALVALLQARGLTVDQTREPGGTVLGEKLRELLLHEPMHLETEAMLMFAARREHLAARIHPALAAGTWVVSDRFTDATYAYQVGGRGLDAAKFSALEDWVHPGFQPDLTLVFDLPPEVAAARVANTGAAPDRFEREQRDFFERVRAAYLERARTAPQRIRVIVADRPPEEIRAEIEAIVAERFFR, encoded by the coding sequence TTGAACCAGACGCGCGCCCGCGGGCGCTTCATCACCTTCGAAGGCATCGACGGTGCCGGCAAGAGCAGCCAGATCGCGGCGCTCGTCGCACTCCTGCAGGCGCGCGGGCTGACCGTGGACCAGACGCGCGAGCCCGGCGGCACCGTGCTCGGCGAAAAGCTCCGCGAACTGCTGCTGCACGAACCGATGCACCTCGAAACGGAAGCGATGCTGATGTTCGCCGCGCGCCGCGAACATCTCGCCGCCCGCATCCATCCCGCGCTCGCAGCCGGCACCTGGGTGGTGTCCGACCGCTTCACCGATGCCACCTACGCCTACCAGGTCGGCGGCCGCGGGCTCGACGCCGCGAAGTTTTCCGCCCTCGAGGACTGGGTGCATCCGGGCTTCCAGCCCGACCTGACCCTCGTCTTCGACCTGCCGCCCGAGGTCGCCGCCGCGCGCGTGGCCAACACCGGCGCGGCGCCGGACCGCTTCGAGCGCGAGCAGCGCGACTTCTTCGAGCGCGTGCGCGCCGCCTACCTCGAACGCGCGCGCACGGCCCCGCAACGCATCCGCGTGATCGTGGCCGACCGCCCGCCCGAAGAGATCCGTGCCGAGATCGAGGCCATCGTCGCGGAGCGCTTCTTCCGATGA
- the mltG gene encoding endolytic transglycosylase MltG, whose product MKPLVLRLLMALAFAVATVSAAAWWYAQRPLELAQPVVDFTVQRGHTMRQAAAAIAAAGIDVSPRALYWIARISGKAGRIVAGSYEVHRGVTPWLLILKLSSGDVSQAEIRFVEGWNFRQVRAALEGNPNLQQDTAGLAEADILRAIGATETHAEGLFFPDTYLFDKQSSASAVLRRAYAAMKQRLAQAWEARDPTVPLASPYEALILAFLVEKETGRPEDRGLIASVFANRLRIGMRLQTDPAVIYGYGEGFEGRLRKWHLETDHLYNTYTRAGLPPTPIAMPGAESLNAALHPAQTDYLYFVARGDGSSEFSSNLNDHNKAVNRYQRGSGS is encoded by the coding sequence ATGAAACCCCTCGTTCTCCGACTGCTGATGGCACTCGCGTTCGCCGTTGCGACCGTGTCCGCGGCCGCCTGGTGGTACGCGCAGCGTCCGCTCGAGCTGGCGCAGCCGGTCGTCGACTTCACGGTCCAGCGCGGGCACACGATGCGCCAGGCCGCGGCGGCGATCGCGGCGGCCGGCATCGACGTGAGTCCCCGCGCGCTGTACTGGATCGCCCGCATCAGCGGCAAGGCCGGGCGCATCGTGGCCGGCAGCTACGAGGTGCATCGCGGCGTCACGCCCTGGCTGCTCATCCTGAAGCTCTCCAGCGGCGACGTCTCGCAGGCCGAGATCCGCTTCGTCGAAGGCTGGAACTTCCGTCAGGTCCGTGCCGCGCTGGAAGGCAACCCGAACCTCCAGCAGGACACCGCGGGCCTCGCCGAGGCCGACATCCTGCGCGCGATCGGGGCGACCGAAACGCACGCCGAGGGCCTGTTCTTCCCCGACACCTATCTGTTCGACAAGCAGTCGAGCGCGAGTGCGGTGCTGCGCCGTGCCTACGCCGCGATGAAGCAGCGCCTCGCGCAGGCCTGGGAGGCGCGCGACCCGACGGTCCCCTTGGCGTCGCCCTATGAGGCGCTGATCCTGGCGTTCCTCGTCGAAAAGGAAACCGGGCGGCCCGAGGATCGCGGCCTGATCGCCTCGGTCTTCGCCAACCGGCTGCGCATCGGCATGCGCCTGCAGACCGACCCGGCCGTGATCTACGGCTACGGCGAAGGGTTCGAGGGCCGCCTGCGCAAGTGGCACCTCGAAACCGACCACCTCTACAACACTTACACGCGTGCCGGCCTGCCGCCGACGCCCATCGCGATGCCGGGTGCAGAATCGCTCAACGCCGCGCTCCACCCGGCGCAGACGGACTACCTCTACTTCGTCGCGCGCGGCGACGGCTCCAGCGAGTTTTCGTCCAACCTCAACGACCACAACAAGGCCGTCAATCGTTATCAGCGGGGATCGGGAAGTTGA
- a CDS encoding folate-binding protein YgfZ, with the protein MNTLWTEFLVREGATLEGSGIRFNAPETEVRAVESGTVVVPLVHLGLIRCAGDDSVSFLHNLLSNDVKKLGPQAAQWSSFNTPKGRMLASLLLWNDGTGQMIATSADVQQMLQKKLSMYVLRSKVKLADATPDIALIGVSGAAADALLAGTGIAAPLAPMTQSVSGELRCIRLDQRNLVLAVPAAAAPEVFAKLAAGGAAKAGTAAWQLAMIRAGLPLITAATQEEFVAQMLNFEVIGGVSFNKGCYPGQEIVARTQYLGKLKKRMYHVHVPADAAPVAGADLFTPEFGEQSAGKLVNVAAAPEGGFEALAVMQISCAEAGEVHLGSPRGPQLQFLDLPYALPEK; encoded by the coding sequence ATGAACACGCTCTGGACAGAATTTCTCGTACGCGAAGGCGCCACGCTGGAAGGCTCCGGCATCCGTTTCAATGCTCCGGAAACGGAGGTGCGCGCCGTCGAATCCGGCACCGTGGTCGTGCCGCTGGTGCACCTGGGCCTGATCCGCTGCGCCGGCGACGACTCGGTCTCCTTCCTGCACAACCTGCTGTCGAACGACGTCAAGAAACTCGGGCCGCAGGCGGCGCAGTGGTCCAGTTTCAACACCCCCAAGGGCCGCATGCTCGCGAGTCTGCTGCTGTGGAACGACGGCACCGGCCAGATGATCGCCACGTCCGCGGACGTGCAGCAGATGCTGCAGAAGAAGCTGTCGATGTACGTGCTGCGCAGCAAGGTGAAGCTCGCGGACGCGACACCCGACATCGCGCTGATCGGTGTCAGCGGCGCCGCGGCGGACGCCCTGCTCGCGGGCACGGGCATTGCTGCACCGCTTGCGCCGATGACGCAATCGGTTTCCGGGGAGTTGCGCTGCATCCGCCTCGACCAGCGCAATCTCGTGCTCGCGGTGCCGGCGGCGGCTGCGCCCGAGGTGTTCGCGAAGCTCGCTGCGGGCGGCGCGGCGAAGGCCGGCACGGCGGCGTGGCAGCTGGCGATGATCCGCGCCGGCCTGCCGCTCATCACCGCCGCGACGCAGGAGGAATTCGTCGCACAGATGCTCAATTTCGAGGTGATCGGCGGCGTGAGCTTCAACAAGGGCTGTTATCCCGGCCAGGAGATCGTCGCGCGCACGCAATACCTCGGCAAGCTCAAGAAGCGCATGTATCACGTGCATGTGCCGGCTGATGCGGCCCCAGTGGCGGGCGCCGACCTGTTCACGCCGGAGTTCGGCGAGCAGTCGGCGGGCAAGCTCGTGAACGTCGCCGCCGCGCCCGAGGGCGGCTTCGAGGCGCTGGCGGTGATGCAGATCAGCTGCGCCGAAGCCGGCGAAGTCCATCTCGGCAGTCCGCGGGGACCGCAATTGCAGTTCCTCGACCTGCCCTACGCCCTGCCCGAAAAATGA
- a CDS encoding DUF4936 family protein has protein sequence MSGEAGCVHYYVYYRVRADAGHEDAEATVRAMQTTLERRTGVAGRLMERREDGVTWMEVYENVTDPDAFEAALRVEADAHRIADIVEPGFARHTERFVECA, from the coding sequence ATGAGCGGCGAAGCGGGCTGCGTGCATTACTACGTCTATTACCGCGTCCGTGCCGATGCCGGGCACGAGGACGCGGAAGCGACCGTGCGCGCGATGCAGACGACGCTGGAACGACGCACCGGCGTTGCGGGGCGGCTGATGGAGCGGCGCGAGGACGGCGTGACGTGGATGGAAGTCTATGAGAACGTGACCGATCCCGACGCCTTCGAAGCGGCCCTGCGCGTCGAGGCCGACGCCCACCGGATCGCGGACATCGTCGAGCCCGGTTTCGCGCGCCACACGGAACGCTTCGTCGAATGTGCCTGA
- a CDS encoding NRDE family protein, which translates to MCLIVVGWQAHPDYPLVVAANRDEFLARPAVPAHWWTDAPDLLAGRDLEAGGTWMGVSRNGRFAALTNYRDPTLHRPGAPSRGTLVRDCLTGSDDATARLRAVAEVSAQYAAFNLLVGDGRQFGIHESTTGSVRLLAPGIYGLSNHVLDTPWPKVKRAHERFAAALGRLPDADAFLGLLRDDEPAPDHHLPETGVSAEWERWLSPAFIRAPGYGTRCSTLILQDRGGNVTFREWTWNDSGGECASEVVHRFAVAAGD; encoded by the coding sequence ATGTGCCTGATCGTCGTCGGCTGGCAGGCCCATCCGGATTACCCCCTGGTCGTCGCCGCCAACCGGGACGAGTTCCTCGCCCGCCCCGCGGTGCCTGCGCACTGGTGGACGGATGCGCCCGACCTGCTCGCGGGGCGGGACCTCGAAGCGGGCGGGACATGGATGGGCGTCAGCCGCAACGGGCGCTTCGCCGCGCTGACGAATTACCGCGACCCGACGCTGCACCGCCCGGGAGCGCCGTCGCGCGGCACGCTGGTGCGCGACTGCCTGACGGGAAGCGATGATGCGACCGCGCGCCTGCGGGCCGTGGCCGAAGTCAGCGCGCAGTACGCAGCGTTCAACCTGCTGGTAGGCGACGGCCGGCAGTTCGGCATCCACGAGAGCACGACGGGGTCAGTGCGCCTGCTGGCGCCGGGGATCTACGGCCTGTCGAACCATGTGCTGGACACCCCCTGGCCCAAGGTGAAGCGGGCGCACGAGCGCTTCGCCGCGGCGCTCGGCCGCCTGCCCGATGCGGACGCGTTCCTCGGACTGCTGCGCGACGACGAGCCCGCACCCGATCATCACCTGCCCGAAACCGGCGTCAGCGCGGAATGGGAACGGTGGCTGTCGCCAGCCTTCATCCGCGCACCGGGCTATGGCACGCGCTGCTCGACGCTGATCCTGCAGGATCGGGGCGGCAACGTCACTTTCCGCGAATGGACCTGGAACGACAGCGGCGGCGAATGCGCGAGCGAAGTCGTGCACCGCTTCGCGGTTGCCGCCGGCGACTGA
- a CDS encoding GNAT family N-acetyltransferase, whose protein sequence is MNAAPTIRILDWRDAAALAMPLRERVFVMEQGVPAELERDASDPHCRHAVATTAAGEVVATGRLLPDGHIGRMAVAALWRNRGIGGLMLEALVAEADRLGFREVVLNAQIDAVDFYLRHGFTPEGEDFVEAGIRHRTMRRALTPRRG, encoded by the coding sequence ATGAACGCTGCGCCGACGATCCGCATCCTCGACTGGCGCGACGCCGCGGCGCTCGCCATGCCGCTGCGCGAACGGGTGTTCGTGATGGAGCAGGGCGTGCCGGCCGAACTCGAACGCGACGCCAGCGATCCGCACTGCCGCCATGCGGTGGCGACGACCGCCGCCGGCGAGGTTGTCGCCACCGGCCGCCTGCTGCCCGACGGGCATATTGGCCGTATGGCCGTCGCCGCCCTGTGGCGCAACCGGGGCATCGGCGGGTTGATGCTCGAAGCCCTCGTCGCGGAAGCCGATCGGCTCGGCTTCCGCGAGGTCGTCCTGAACGCGCAGATCGACGCCGTCGACTTCTATCTGCGGCACGGCTTCACGCCGGAAGGGGAGGACTTCGTCGAGGCGGGCATCCGCCACCGGACGATGCGCCGCGCGCTGACGCCGCGCCGCGGCTGA
- the tadA gene encoding tRNA adenosine(34) deaminase TadA — protein sequence MTEEDFMRAALEQARMAGSCDEVPVGAVVVLDGEIVGRGFNQPIGRHDPTAHAEVMALRDAAVRLGNYRLPGCELYVTLEPCAMCCGAIMHSRIARVVFGARDPKTGVAGSVIDLFAEPRLNHHATVSGGLLAEECGGLLSSFFAARRGRTLVA from the coding sequence ATGACCGAGGAAGATTTCATGCGCGCCGCGCTGGAGCAGGCGCGCATGGCGGGAAGCTGTGACGAGGTGCCGGTCGGCGCCGTGGTCGTGCTCGACGGCGAGATCGTCGGCCGCGGCTTCAACCAGCCGATCGGCCGGCACGACCCGACCGCCCACGCCGAGGTGATGGCGCTGCGCGATGCGGCGGTACGCCTCGGCAATTACCGGCTGCCCGGCTGCGAGCTTTACGTGACGCTGGAACCCTGCGCGATGTGCTGCGGCGCGATCATGCATTCGCGCATCGCGCGCGTCGTGTTCGGCGCGCGCGACCCGAAGACCGGCGTCGCCGGCAGCGTCATCGATCTCTTCGCCGAGCCGCGCCTGAACCACCACGCGACCGTCTCGGGCGGCCTGCTCGCCGAGGAGTGCGGCGGCCTGCTGTCGAGCTTCTTCGCGGCCCGCCGCGGCCGCACGCTGGTCGCTTAA
- a CDS encoding LysR family transcriptional regulator has product MSELKAGLTSTRRYDIDKGRTIGFMGDDCRVYSTPALLYDIEVVCRDLLLENIEAGKDSVGTRVELDHVGATLLGMWVEITVKLVEVNGPAVTFEFTARDALEEVARGRHSRFVVGAEKTAQRLKAKLEKATAAA; this is encoded by the coding sequence ATGAGCGAACTCAAAGCCGGACTGACGTCCACCCGCCGCTACGACATCGACAAGGGCCGCACCATCGGCTTCATGGGCGACGACTGCCGCGTCTACTCCACCCCCGCGCTGCTCTACGACATCGAAGTCGTGTGCCGCGACCTGCTGCTGGAAAACATCGAAGCCGGCAAGGATTCGGTCGGCACGCGCGTTGAGCTCGACCACGTCGGCGCGACCCTGCTGGGCATGTGGGTCGAGATCACCGTGAAGCTCGTGGAGGTGAACGGCCCCGCCGTGACCTTCGAATTCACCGCGCGCGACGCCCTCGAGGAAGTCGCCCGCGGCAGGCACAGCCGCTTCGTCGTCGGCGCCGAGAAGACCGCCCAGCGTCTCAAGGCCAAGCTCGAGAAGGCGACCGCCGCAGCCTGA